In the genome of Massilia sp. PAMC28688, one region contains:
- a CDS encoding ATP-binding cassette domain-containing protein has protein sequence MAVISLSSAQLAFGHVALLDHAEFSLETGERVGLIGRNGTGKSSLLKIISGRFKLDDGLLVQQQGLKIAYVEQEPTFDPSMSVFDAVAAGMGEQAAMLAEYEQLTGQFGQGDDDALMERMHELQVKLDATDGWSMQNKVDTTLDRLSLSGEMLMGTLSGGMQKRVALAVALVSAPDVLLLDEPTNHLDFRSIMWLEGLLRDFKGSVLFITHDRSFLDNVATRIIELDRGKLLSYPGNFSAYQTRKSEQLEIEEVEAAKFDKFLAQEEVWIRKGVKARRVRDEGRVRRLEALRVQRAARREMQGQVKLEVSAGERSGKIVADLENVNKSYGEKVIVKDFSGTILRGDKIGLIGANGAGKTTLLKMILGEEAPDSGTVKLGTRLQVAYFDQMRAQLNEEASLMDTISPGSDWVEINGARKHVMTYLNDFLFAPERARSPVKSLSGGERNRLLLARLFAKPANCLVLDEPTNDLDIDTLELLEELLEDYKGTVFLVSHDRMFLDNVVTQVIVAEGEGRWREFVGGYSDWERVKTQTPAAQPKPAAKPVAAAAPAAPAKKSKLSYKEQRELEELPLLIASLEDEQSLITAQLNAPDFYKTNPADAKRINARFAEIDQLLMDALEKWEQIEARSKG, from the coding sequence ATGGCAGTCATCTCTCTATCGTCAGCGCAACTTGCGTTCGGCCACGTCGCGCTTCTCGATCACGCGGAGTTTTCCCTGGAAACGGGTGAACGCGTCGGCCTGATCGGCCGCAACGGCACCGGCAAGTCGTCCTTGCTGAAGATTATTTCCGGCCGCTTCAAGCTCGACGATGGCTTGCTGGTCCAGCAGCAGGGATTGAAAATCGCTTACGTGGAACAGGAGCCGACCTTCGATCCTTCCATGTCGGTGTTCGACGCCGTCGCCGCCGGCATGGGCGAACAGGCAGCCATGCTGGCCGAGTACGAGCAGCTCACCGGCCAGTTCGGCCAGGGCGACGATGACGCGCTCATGGAACGCATGCACGAGCTGCAGGTCAAACTCGATGCCACCGATGGCTGGAGCATGCAAAACAAGGTCGATACCACGCTCGATCGCCTCAGCCTGTCCGGCGAAATGCTGATGGGGACGCTCTCGGGCGGCATGCAAAAGCGCGTGGCCCTGGCGGTGGCCCTGGTCTCGGCGCCCGACGTGCTGCTGCTGGACGAACCGACCAACCACCTCGATTTCCGCTCCATCATGTGGCTCGAGGGCTTGCTGCGCGACTTCAAGGGCTCGGTCCTGTTCATCACCCACGACCGCTCCTTCCTTGACAATGTGGCCACCCGCATCATTGAACTCGATCGCGGCAAGCTGCTGTCCTACCCCGGCAACTTCTCGGCCTACCAGACCCGCAAGAGCGAACAGCTGGAGATCGAGGAAGTCGAAGCGGCCAAGTTCGACAAGTTCCTGGCGCAGGAAGAAGTCTGGATCCGCAAGGGCGTCAAGGCCCGCCGCGTGCGTGATGAAGGCCGCGTGCGCCGCCTCGAAGCGCTGCGCGTGCAGCGCGCCGCCCGCCGCGAAATGCAGGGCCAGGTCAAGCTTGAAGTGAGTGCGGGCGAGCGCTCCGGCAAGATCGTGGCCGACCTGGAAAACGTGAACAAGTCGTATGGCGAGAAGGTCATCGTCAAGGATTTCAGCGGTACCATCCTGCGCGGCGACAAGATTGGCCTGATCGGTGCCAACGGCGCCGGCAAGACCACCTTGCTCAAGATGATCCTCGGAGAAGAGGCGCCCGACAGCGGCACCGTCAAGCTTGGCACCCGGCTGCAGGTGGCGTATTTCGACCAAATGCGGGCCCAGCTCAATGAAGAGGCCAGCCTGATGGACACCATTTCCCCCGGCAGCGACTGGGTGGAGATCAATGGCGCGCGCAAACACGTCATGACGTACCTGAACGACTTCCTGTTCGCGCCAGAACGCGCACGTTCGCCGGTCAAGTCGCTCTCCGGCGGCGAGCGCAACCGCCTGCTGCTGGCACGCCTGTTTGCCAAACCGGCCAATTGCCTGGTGCTTGACGAGCCGACCAACGACCTCGACATCGATACGCTGGAATTGCTGGAAGAATTGCTGGAAGATTACAAGGGCACCGTCTTCCTGGTCAGCCACGACCGCATGTTTCTCGACAATGTGGTGACCCAGGTCATCGTGGCCGAGGGCGAGGGCCGCTGGCGCGAATTCGTGGGCGGTTACAGCGACTGGGAGCGGGTCAAGACCCAGACGCCGGCTGCGCAGCCCAAGCCTGCGGCAAAGCCAGTCGCGGCCGCGGCGCCGGCAGCGCCGGCCAAGAAATCCAAACTGAGCTACAAGGAGCAGCGCGAACTCGAAGAGCTGCCCCTGCTCATTGCCAGCCTGGAGGATGAACAGTCTCTCATCACGGCCCAGCTCAATGCCCCTGATTTCTACAAGACCAATCCGGCCGACGCCAAGCGCATCAACGCGCGCTTTGCCGAAATCGATCAGCTGCTCATGGATGCGCTGGAAAAATGGGAACAGATTGAAGCACGCAGCAAAGGATAA
- a CDS encoding RidA family protein: protein MDLLQPPGWARPRGYSNGVAASGRSVHVSGMIGWDGQGQFHTDDFAGQTRQALENVVAVLAEAGARPEHIVRMTWYVLDKKEYLAAGREVGMAYRDVIGRHYPAMTAVQVAALIEDRARVEIEVTAIIP, encoded by the coding sequence ATGGACTTGTTACAACCGCCGGGCTGGGCGCGTCCCAGGGGCTATTCGAATGGCGTGGCCGCGAGCGGCCGCAGTGTGCATGTGAGCGGCATGATCGGCTGGGACGGCCAGGGGCAGTTCCACACTGATGATTTTGCCGGCCAGACCCGTCAGGCGCTGGAAAACGTGGTGGCGGTGCTGGCCGAAGCAGGCGCGCGGCCGGAGCACATCGTGCGAATGACCTGGTATGTGCTGGACAAAAAGGAATATCTCGCAGCGGGAAGAGAAGTGGGCATGGCATACCGGGACGTGATCGGACGCCACTACCCGGCCATGACTGCCGTGCAAGTTGCCGCCCTGATCGAAGACCGGGCACGGGTCGAAATCGAAGTCACCGCCATCATCCCCTGA
- a CDS encoding acyl-CoA dehydrogenase family protein: MADKSYLAWPFFTAAHGQLEGALDAWAAANVAEQHGHDVDQACRTLVGQLGEGGWLAHAVGQGSDAIDTRAICLIRETLARHNGLADFAFAMQGLGSGAISLFGSAANKERYLQRVARGEAIAAFALSEPQAGSDVAAMQCSAVREGDDYILNGEKTWISNGGIADFYVVFARTGEAPGARGISAFIIDADTPGFEIAERIHVIAPHPLARLAFRDCRVGAGQRLGDAGQGFKVAMATLDVFRTSVAAAALGFARRALDEALRHATARKMFGQTLADFQLTQAKLAEMATGIDAAALLTYRAAWQRDQGGKVTKEAAMAKMSATETAQKVIDAAVQMFGGLGVVSEHPVERLYREIRALRIYEGATEVQQLIIARELLRDAAEVRAKE; the protein is encoded by the coding sequence ATGGCAGACAAAAGCTATCTGGCCTGGCCATTCTTCACTGCGGCGCATGGCCAGCTTGAAGGGGCGCTTGACGCGTGGGCGGCGGCCAACGTGGCCGAGCAGCACGGGCACGATGTTGACCAGGCCTGCCGCACGCTGGTGGGCCAGCTGGGCGAAGGCGGCTGGCTGGCGCACGCGGTGGGGCAGGGGAGCGACGCCATTGACACCCGCGCGATATGCCTGATTCGCGAAACGCTGGCCCGCCATAACGGGCTTGCCGACTTTGCTTTTGCCATGCAGGGATTGGGCTCGGGCGCGATCTCCCTGTTCGGCAGCGCCGCCAACAAGGAGCGCTACCTGCAGCGCGTGGCGCGCGGCGAGGCGATAGCCGCCTTTGCCCTGTCAGAGCCGCAGGCTGGGTCGGACGTGGCGGCCATGCAGTGCAGCGCCGTGAGGGAAGGGGACGACTACATTCTCAATGGCGAAAAGACCTGGATCTCCAACGGCGGCATCGCCGATTTTTACGTGGTCTTCGCGCGGACCGGGGAGGCGCCCGGGGCGCGCGGCATCAGTGCCTTCATCATCGACGCCGACACGCCGGGATTCGAGATTGCAGAGCGCATCCACGTCATCGCGCCGCACCCGCTGGCGCGGCTCGCGTTCCGGGACTGCCGCGTCGGCGCCGGCCAGCGGCTTGGGGACGCCGGGCAGGGCTTCAAGGTCGCCATGGCCACGCTCGACGTCTTTCGCACCTCGGTCGCCGCTGCGGCCCTGGGTTTCGCGCGGCGCGCCCTCGACGAAGCCCTGCGCCACGCCACTGCGCGCAAGATGTTTGGACAGACGCTGGCGGACTTCCAGCTCACCCAGGCCAAGCTGGCCGAGATGGCGACCGGGATCGACGCTGCCGCCTTGCTCACCTACCGCGCCGCGTGGCAGCGCGACCAGGGCGGCAAAGTGACAAAGGAAGCGGCCATGGCCAAGATGAGCGCGACCGAAACGGCGCAAAAAGTGATCGACGCTGCCGTGCAGATGTTCGGCGGCCTGGGCGTGGTGAGCGAGCATCCGGTCGAGCGGCTGTATCGTGAAATTCGCGCGCTGCGCATCTACGAAGGTGCCACCGAAGTGCAGCAGCTGATCATCGCCCGCGAACTGCTGCGCGATGCGGCTGAGGTTAGAGCAAAGGAATGA
- a CDS encoding enoyl-CoA hydratase family protein, giving the protein MRYLPGQAHQLPGNRSRLADYTASHFRFEVEGGVATVTLNRPERKNPLTFDTYAELRDLFRALAYADDVKAIVITGAGDNFCSGGDVHDIIGPLTKLDMPGLLAFTRMTGDLVKAMRACPQPVIAAVDGVCAGAGAILSLSSDMRIGTARSKTAFLFTRVGLAGCDMGACALLPRVIGQGRAAELLYTGRSMSGTEAERWGFFNSISEPGALLADAQALAAALAGGPTFAHGMTKKMLQQEWNMGVDEAIEAEAQAQAICMATNDFHRAYHAFVARQQPQFEGD; this is encoded by the coding sequence ATGCGTTACCTACCAGGCCAGGCGCACCAGCTGCCGGGCAACCGCAGCCGGCTCGCTGATTACACGGCCAGCCACTTCAGGTTCGAGGTCGAAGGCGGCGTGGCGACCGTCACGCTCAATCGCCCTGAGCGCAAGAACCCGCTGACGTTCGACACGTACGCCGAACTGCGCGACCTGTTCCGCGCCTTGGCCTACGCCGACGACGTCAAGGCAATCGTCATCACCGGTGCCGGCGACAATTTCTGCTCGGGGGGCGACGTGCACGACATCATCGGGCCGCTGACAAAGCTCGACATGCCCGGGCTGCTGGCATTTACCCGCATGACCGGAGACCTGGTCAAGGCCATGCGGGCCTGTCCCCAGCCCGTTATCGCCGCCGTCGACGGCGTGTGTGCGGGCGCCGGCGCCATCCTGTCGCTGTCATCGGACATGCGCATCGGCACCGCGCGCAGCAAGACCGCATTCTTGTTCACCCGGGTTGGCCTGGCCGGATGCGACATGGGCGCGTGCGCGCTGCTGCCGCGCGTGATCGGGCAGGGCCGGGCCGCGGAACTGTTGTACACCGGGCGCTCGATGTCCGGGACCGAGGCCGAGCGCTGGGGCTTCTTCAACAGCATCAGCGAGCCGGGAGCCCTGCTGGCCGACGCGCAGGCGCTGGCCGCGGCGCTGGCGGGCGGACCCACTTTCGCGCACGGCATGACCAAGAAGATGCTCCAGCAGGAGTGGAACATGGGCGTGGACGAAGCGATTGAAGCCGAAGCCCAGGCGCAGGCCATCTGCATGGCCACCAATGACTTCCATCGCGCCTACCACGCCTTCGTGGCCAGGCAACAGCCGCAATTCGAGGGCGACTGA
- a CDS encoding MarR family winged helix-turn-helix transcriptional regulator has product MSDQSGAGAVQGDGAQPLDLASRLTQDHHQSLKLWLRMLACTVKIENEIRSRMRTTFDITLPRFDLMAQLERHPEGLRMGELSRRMMVTGGNITGITDQLEREQLVVRVPDAKDRRVYTVKLTEAGRRTFADMAVVHEGWIAELLQDISPDDKGQLITLLSQMKQHLNSADDKQE; this is encoded by the coding sequence GTGAGCGACCAATCCGGCGCGGGGGCGGTACAGGGAGATGGCGCGCAGCCACTTGACCTGGCCAGCCGCCTGACACAGGACCACCATCAGTCGCTCAAGCTGTGGCTGCGCATGCTGGCCTGCACCGTGAAGATCGAAAATGAAATCCGCAGCCGCATGCGCACCACCTTCGATATCACGCTGCCGCGCTTTGACCTGATGGCGCAGCTGGAGCGCCATCCCGAAGGCCTGCGCATGGGCGAGCTGTCCAGGCGCATGATGGTCACCGGTGGGAACATCACCGGCATCACCGACCAGCTCGAGCGCGAGCAGCTGGTGGTGCGCGTGCCCGATGCAAAGGACCGCCGGGTGTATACGGTCAAGCTTACCGAGGCGGGGCGGCGCACCTTTGCCGACATGGCGGTGGTGCATGAAGGCTGGATCGCCGAGCTGCTGCAGGATATCTCTCCCGACGACAAGGGCCAGCTGATCACACTGCTGTCGCAGATGAAGCAGCACCTGAACTCGGCCGACGACAAACAGGAATAA
- a CDS encoding SDR family NAD(P)-dependent oxidoreductase gives MGELTGKHALVTGGGSGIGLAVARALIDAGARVTICGRDESRLLAAGRAIGAACVVMDVADRRQVDAAFAQAGQVDILVNNAGQAASAPFGKTDEATWQRMLDVNLSGTFHCTQAALPAMLAAGWGRVVNVASTAGLAGYRYVAAYCAAKHGVIGMTRALALEVALKGVTANAVCPGFTDTGIVSDAVANIVAKTGRSQEQARSELAAGNPQGRLVQADEVANAVRWLCLPGSGAMNGQALAVAGGEVM, from the coding sequence ATGGGCGAACTGACCGGAAAGCACGCGCTGGTGACGGGTGGCGGCAGCGGCATCGGCCTGGCGGTGGCGCGGGCCCTGATTGATGCCGGCGCGCGGGTGACGATTTGCGGGCGCGACGAAAGCCGGCTGCTGGCCGCAGGCCGCGCTATCGGCGCCGCCTGCGTGGTAATGGACGTGGCGGACCGGCGCCAGGTGGACGCCGCATTCGCGCAGGCAGGCCAGGTGGACATCCTCGTCAACAATGCAGGGCAGGCCGCATCTGCCCCTTTTGGCAAGACCGACGAGGCCACGTGGCAGCGCATGCTCGACGTAAATCTGAGCGGTACCTTTCACTGCACCCAGGCCGCGCTGCCCGCCATGCTGGCCGCGGGCTGGGGACGGGTGGTCAATGTCGCCTCCACCGCAGGGCTGGCCGGATACCGCTACGTGGCAGCCTATTGCGCGGCCAAGCATGGTGTGATCGGCATGACGCGCGCACTGGCGCTGGAGGTTGCGCTCAAGGGCGTGACGGCCAACGCCGTGTGCCCGGGCTTTACCGACACCGGCATTGTCAGCGACGCGGTGGCCAACATCGTGGCCAAGACCGGGCGCAGTCAAGAGCAGGCGCGCAGCGAACTGGCCGCCGGCAATCCCCAGGGACGACTGGTGCAGGCCGACGAAGTGGCCAACGCCGTTCGGTGGTTATGCCTGCCCGGGTCGGGCGCCATGAACGGCCAGGCGCTTGCGGTGGCGGGCGGGGAGGTCATGTGA
- a CDS encoding bifunctional salicylyl-CoA 5-hydroxylase/oxidoreductase, with product MKIVCIGGGPAGLYFGLLMKKQDPSHDIVVVERNRPYDTFGWGVVFSDQTLGNLVAADESSARAILQSFNHWDDIDIFFKGEKITSGGHGFCGIGRKRLLNILQQRCEELGVQLVFECDVTDDQELAARHGADLVIASDGLNSRIRQRYAATYQPDIEARRCRFVWLGTRKKFGAFTFAFKKTEHGWFQAHIYQYDGDTSTFIVETPEEVWRKCGLDHMSQEDGIAFCERLFAEQLDGHKLMSNASHLRGSAMWITFPRVVCRQWIHWQDGRPVVLMGDAAHSAHYSIGSGTKLALEDAIELACCFASHADVRAALDAYAAARAVEVLKIQSAARNSMEWFENVERYTAMEAPQFAYSMLTRSQRLSHENLRVRDAGYVAGFEQWIARRACEQAGVALVPGARVIPMLTPFRLRRVTLKNRIVVSPMAQYSAVDGLPGDYHLVHLGARALGGAGMVFAEMTCVSADARITPACPGLYAPEHTRAWKRIVDFVHANSDAKIAVQLGHAGAKGSTRVMWEGIDQPLAEGNWPLVSASSQQYIEGVSQMAREATEQDLAHIEADFVRSARAAAEAGFDWLELHCAHGYFLSSFISPLTNQRQDDYGGSLENRCRYPLRVFRAVRGAWPVDKPVSVRISAHDWVEGGITPDDAVQIAKMFKDAGADMIDCSSGQVSKREKPVYGRMFQTPFADRVRNEARIPTIAVGSIYEADHANSIIAAGRADLCAVGRPHLANPAWTLTEAARIGFTALEWPRQYRPAKVQLERNLERERQIAAASSGLTPQQVAARLLEG from the coding sequence ATGAAGATTGTATGTATCGGTGGCGGCCCGGCCGGGCTCTATTTCGGCCTGCTCATGAAAAAGCAGGACCCGAGCCACGACATTGTCGTCGTCGAGCGTAACCGGCCGTATGACACCTTTGGCTGGGGCGTGGTGTTTTCCGATCAGACCCTGGGCAACCTGGTCGCTGCGGACGAGTCCAGTGCACGCGCGATCCTGCAGTCGTTCAACCACTGGGACGATATCGACATCTTCTTCAAGGGCGAAAAGATCACCTCTGGCGGCCATGGTTTCTGCGGCATCGGACGCAAGCGCCTGCTCAACATCCTGCAGCAGCGCTGCGAAGAGCTGGGTGTCCAGCTGGTGTTCGAGTGCGACGTCACCGACGACCAGGAACTGGCGGCCCGTCATGGTGCCGATCTGGTGATTGCCTCTGATGGCCTGAACAGCCGCATCCGCCAGCGCTATGCAGCGACCTACCAGCCCGACATCGAAGCGCGCCGCTGCCGCTTTGTGTGGCTGGGAACGCGCAAGAAGTTCGGCGCCTTTACCTTCGCCTTCAAGAAGACCGAGCATGGCTGGTTCCAGGCCCACATCTACCAATATGATGGCGATACCTCCACCTTCATCGTGGAGACACCCGAAGAAGTGTGGCGCAAGTGCGGCCTCGATCACATGTCGCAGGAAGATGGCATTGCCTTTTGCGAGCGCCTGTTTGCCGAGCAGCTGGACGGCCACAAGCTCATGTCCAACGCCAGTCACCTGCGCGGCTCGGCCATGTGGATCACTTTCCCGCGCGTGGTATGCCGGCAGTGGATTCACTGGCAGGACGGCAGGCCGGTGGTGCTGATGGGCGACGCCGCCCATTCCGCCCACTACTCGATCGGATCGGGCACCAAGCTGGCGCTGGAAGACGCCATTGAACTGGCGTGCTGCTTCGCCAGCCACGCTGACGTGCGCGCTGCGCTCGACGCCTACGCTGCGGCGCGCGCCGTGGAAGTGCTGAAGATCCAGAGCGCGGCGCGCAACTCCATGGAATGGTTCGAGAACGTGGAGCGCTACACCGCCATGGAAGCGCCGCAGTTTGCCTATTCCATGCTCACCCGCAGCCAGCGCCTGTCGCACGAAAACCTGCGCGTGCGCGATGCCGGCTACGTGGCAGGCTTTGAACAATGGATCGCGCGGCGCGCCTGCGAACAGGCCGGTGTTGCCCTGGTGCCGGGTGCCCGCGTGATTCCCATGCTGACCCCGTTCCGGCTGCGCCGCGTCACCCTCAAGAACCGGATCGTGGTCTCGCCCATGGCCCAGTATTCGGCGGTGGACGGCCTACCGGGCGACTATCACCTGGTCCATCTCGGCGCGCGCGCGCTTGGCGGCGCCGGCATGGTGTTCGCGGAGATGACATGCGTATCGGCGGACGCCCGCATCACGCCTGCGTGTCCGGGCCTGTATGCGCCGGAGCACACCCGGGCATGGAAACGCATCGTCGACTTCGTGCATGCCAACTCAGACGCGAAGATCGCCGTGCAGCTGGGGCATGCCGGTGCCAAGGGATCGACGCGCGTGATGTGGGAAGGGATCGACCAGCCGCTGGCGGAGGGCAACTGGCCGCTGGTATCGGCGTCGAGCCAGCAGTACATCGAAGGCGTGTCGCAGATGGCGCGCGAAGCGACGGAGCAGGACCTGGCGCACATCGAAGCGGACTTTGTGCGCTCCGCGCGCGCCGCCGCTGAAGCGGGATTCGACTGGCTGGAACTGCACTGCGCCCACGGCTACTTTCTGTCGTCGTTCATTTCGCCCCTGACCAACCAGCGCCAGGACGACTATGGCGGCAGCCTGGAGAACCGCTGCCGCTATCCCCTGCGCGTGTTTCGCGCAGTGCGCGGCGCGTGGCCGGTGGACAAGCCGGTCAGTGTACGCATTTCAGCGCACGACTGGGTCGAAGGCGGCATCACGCCGGACGACGCCGTGCAGATCGCCAAAATGTTCAAGGATGCCGGCGCCGACATGATTGACTGCTCCTCGGGCCAGGTGAGCAAGCGTGAAAAGCCGGTATATGGCCGCATGTTCCAGACCCCGTTTGCCGACCGCGTGCGCAACGAAGCCAGGATCCCCACCATCGCGGTCGGATCGATCTATGAAGCCGACCACGCCAACAGCATCATCGCCGCCGGGCGCGCCGACCTGTGCGCGGTTGGAAGGCCGCACCTGGCCAACCCGGCCTGGACGCTGACCGAAGCGGCCCGCATTGGCTTTACCGCGCTCGAGTGGCCGCGCCAGTACCGGCCAGCCAAAGTACAGCTGGAACGCAACCTGGAGCGCGAACGCCAGATTGCGGCCGCATCGTCCGGCCTCACACCGCAGCAGGTGGCGGCCCGGCTGCTGGAGGGATGA
- a CDS encoding AMP-binding protein has protein sequence MTRHSAVLSQSAYDDHFAREHLPPPGQWPELRFDLPELVYAQRLNCAAELLDCAVTRGDGERIAIIGEGGSWTYAELQKQVDAIAHVLRGELGLVSGNRVLLRGANNPMMAAAILAVFKAGLIAVPTMPLLRARELTTISDKASVDAVLCSASLRSEIEALATPPKKVVYFNGGGEPGTLEALMARHHAPFAAHPSAADDVCLISFTSGTTGVPKGTMHFHRDLLAICDCFPRHTLRAARDDIFIGTPPLAFTFGLGGLLLFPLRAGAAGVLLEKLAPDTLLAAIDKYRATICFTAPTFYRQMAPLAHGFDLSCLRQSVSAGEALPLATREAWQGATGLAMIDGIGATEMLHIFISAAGDEIRPGATGKPVPGYQACILDDEGRQVGPGVIGRLAVKGPTGCRYLADPRQTDYVVNGWNLTGDAYEMDADGYFVYRSRTDDMIISAGYNIAGAEVEDALMRHPAVLECGVVGRPDDERGQVVEAHVVLKPGFAEGETLVRELQDHVKAQIAPYKYPRSVKFLAKLPRTETGKLQRFKLRAA, from the coding sequence ATGACACGTCACAGTGCAGTACTGAGCCAGTCCGCTTACGACGACCACTTCGCGCGCGAGCATTTGCCGCCGCCGGGGCAGTGGCCCGAGTTGCGTTTCGACTTGCCGGAACTGGTCTATGCGCAGCGCCTGAACTGCGCCGCCGAACTGCTCGACTGCGCGGTGACGCGGGGCGATGGCGAGCGCATTGCCATCATTGGCGAAGGCGGGAGCTGGACCTACGCAGAGCTGCAGAAGCAGGTGGACGCCATCGCCCACGTGCTGCGCGGCGAGCTGGGGCTGGTCAGCGGCAACCGGGTGCTGCTGCGCGGCGCGAATAACCCCATGATGGCAGCGGCCATCCTGGCCGTGTTCAAGGCCGGGCTGATCGCCGTGCCCACCATGCCCTTGCTGCGTGCGCGCGAACTGACCACCATTTCCGACAAGGCCAGTGTGGACGCGGTCCTGTGTTCGGCCAGCCTGCGCAGCGAGATCGAGGCCCTGGCCACGCCGCCGAAAAAGGTCGTCTACTTCAACGGTGGCGGGGAGCCGGGGACGCTCGAAGCGCTCATGGCGCGCCACCATGCGCCTTTCGCGGCGCACCCCAGCGCCGCCGACGACGTTTGCCTGATCAGCTTCACCTCCGGCACCACTGGTGTGCCCAAGGGGACCATGCACTTCCATCGCGACCTGCTGGCGATCTGCGACTGCTTTCCGCGCCACACGCTGCGCGCCGCGCGCGACGACATCTTCATCGGCACGCCGCCGCTGGCGTTCACCTTCGGGCTGGGTGGGCTGCTGCTGTTTCCCCTGCGCGCAGGTGCCGCCGGCGTACTGCTCGAAAAGCTCGCGCCGGACACCCTGCTCGCCGCCATCGACAAGTACCGCGCCACGATATGCTTCACCGCGCCGACCTTCTATCGCCAGATGGCTCCCCTGGCGCACGGCTTCGACCTGTCGTGCCTGCGTCAGAGCGTCTCTGCCGGCGAAGCGCTGCCGCTGGCCACGCGCGAAGCATGGCAAGGTGCCACCGGCCTGGCCATGATCGACGGTATTGGCGCGACCGAAATGCTGCACATCTTCATCTCGGCCGCGGGCGACGAGATTCGTCCCGGCGCCACCGGCAAACCGGTGCCCGGCTACCAGGCCTGCATCCTGGACGATGAAGGCAGGCAGGTGGGCCCCGGTGTCATCGGCCGCCTGGCCGTAAAGGGGCCGACCGGCTGCCGCTACCTGGCCGATCCGCGCCAGACGGACTACGTTGTCAATGGCTGGAACCTGACCGGCGACGCTTACGAAATGGATGCCGACGGCTACTTCGTCTACCGTTCGCGCACGGACGACATGATCATTTCGGCAGGCTACAACATCGCCGGCGCCGAGGTGGAAGATGCCCTCATGCGCCATCCTGCGGTACTCGAATGCGGCGTGGTGGGCCGGCCCGACGACGAGCGCGGACAGGTGGTGGAGGCGCACGTCGTGCTCAAGCCCGGGTTTGCGGAAGGCGAGACGCTGGTGCGCGAGCTGCAGGACCATGTCAAGGCGCAGATTGCGCCCTACAAGTATCCCCGGTCCGTGAAATTCCTTGCCAAACTGCCGCGCACCGAGACTGGCAAGCTGCAGCGCTTCAAACTACGGGCAGCCTGA
- a CDS encoding response regulator — protein sequence MKVLVVDDDVVSRMVLMHLIDACGHVDIIEAEDGQDAWDQLCAGLRPAICFCDLRMPRLSGMELLERVKGHPELASMPFVLVTSANDTATVDQATGLGVNGYLVKPFQHDQVRSFLAPLTPAHHDMECETPQATMHRLGINGERLLVYLGGFQTQLALAAPEIDAIIASGDIDAARLRLDRLHAGCLTLGLNGAAEGLRALPDGAMDRAQVQAVLADIVRAATCQVAAINEFQSRQ from the coding sequence ATGAAAGTTCTGGTGGTGGACGATGACGTGGTCTCGCGCATGGTGCTGATGCACCTGATTGACGCCTGCGGCCATGTCGACATCATCGAAGCCGAAGACGGGCAGGATGCGTGGGACCAGCTGTGCGCCGGGCTGCGTCCCGCCATCTGCTTTTGCGACCTGCGCATGCCGCGCCTGTCGGGGATGGAGCTGCTCGAGCGCGTCAAGGGCCATCCCGAGCTGGCCTCCATGCCCTTTGTACTGGTCACCTCGGCCAACGATACTGCCACCGTCGACCAGGCCACCGGCCTTGGCGTGAACGGCTACCTGGTCAAGCCCTTCCAGCACGACCAGGTACGCTCCTTCTTGGCGCCCTTGACCCCCGCCCATCACGACATGGAATGCGAAACGCCGCAAGCGACCATGCACCGGCTCGGGATCAATGGCGAGCGCCTGCTGGTGTACCTGGGCGGCTTCCAGACCCAGCTTGCCCTGGCCGCCCCGGAGATCGACGCCATCATCGCCAGTGGCGACATTGATGCCGCGCGCTTGCGCCTGGACCGGCTCCACGCCGGCTGCCTCACCCTGGGCCTGAACGGCGCAGCGGAAGGCTTGCGCGCGCTTCCAGACGGCGCCATGGACCGCGCGCAGGTGCAGGCGGTGCTGGCCGATATCGTACGTGCCGCTACCTGCCAGGTCGCCGCCATCAATGAATTTCAATCCCGTCAATAA